A window of Juglans regia cultivar Chandler chromosome 7, Walnut 2.0, whole genome shotgun sequence contains these coding sequences:
- the LOC109020177 gene encoding cucumber peeling cupredoxin-like, translating to MDHKFSSTVVVIFFGVVAAVFLQCAEAQTVHVVGDSIGWTVPTGGASAYQTWAASKQFVVGDILSFNFVTNAHDVLQVPKESYDSCSSSNPIGDTITTGPVNITLSTAGTHYYICTLGRHCLSGQKLSVIVSSSPGGVPPTSTSTPPSTPTTPATPSPTSGTPADCAPTPASSPTPTRGTMSPPDSSSSSVFASFLVSLLSIAMGFLF from the exons atggatcATAAGTTTTCAAGTACCGTTGTGGTTATATTTTTCGGCGTTGTTGCTGCAGTGTTTTTACAATGCGCAGAAGCACAAACAGTACATGTGGTGGGAGATAGCATTGGTTGGACCGTTCCAACGGGTGGTGCTTCCGCATATCAAACTTGGGCGGCCAGTAAGCAGTTCGTGGTTGGGGATATCCTCT CATTCAACTTTGTCACAAATGCTCACGATGTTCTTCAAGTGCCAAAAGAATCCTATGACAGTTGCAGCTCGTCTAATCCCATTGGCGACACCATCACCACTGGTCCTGTCAACATAACTCTGTCCACTGCTGGCACCCACTACTACATCTGCACTCTCGGTCGGCATTGTCTTTCAGGCCAAAAGTTATCTGTTATCGTCTCTAGCTCTCCAGGTGGTGTCCCGCCTACGAGTACGAGTACTCCACCTTCCACCCCAACAACTCCTGCCACACCATCTCCGACATCAGGGACCCCTGCTGATTGCGCTCCAACTCCTGCATCATCCCCTACTCCAACTCGAGGGACAATGTCACCACCTGATTCTTCATCGTCTAGTGTCTTTGCTAGTTTTTTGGTCTCCTTGTTGTCCATAGCCATGGGCTTCCTTTTCTAG
- the LOC109022097 gene encoding cucumber peeling cupredoxin-like: protein MHAYGHNLPALTYVYYIYDRYIICLSAFNFSTNEHDVLQIPKESYDSCCSANPIGETLTRSPVNITLSNAGNLYYICTFKQHCQSGQKFVISVSGSLDATPPTDRTPPSTKTPPRSSTRRRRRSTQNSSAHQAANEQFTGPTAQILPDSSSSGIFASFLVTLFSIVMGFLL, encoded by the coding sequence atgcatgcatatggtcATAATCTTCCAGCTCTCACatatgtgtattatatatatgatcgataTATCATTTGTCTCTCCGCTTTCAACTTCTCCACAAATGAGCATGACGTCCTTCAAATCCCAAAAGAGTCCTATGATTCCTGCTGTTCTGCCAACCCGATTGGCGAGACTCTCACCAGAAGCCCCGTCAACATAACCCTCTCAAATGCTGGCAACCTTTACTATATTTGCACCTTCAAACAGCATTGCCAATCAGGGCAGAAGTTTGTCATTTCTGTCTCAGGCTCTTTAGATGCTACCCCACCTACAGACAGAACTCCACCATCAACCAAAACTCCTCCTAGATCAAGTACTAGGCGTAGGCGGCGGAGCACTCAAAACAGCTCGGCCCATCAGGCAGCCAATGAGCAATTCACTGGCCCAACGGCTCAGATCCTACCCGATTCTTCGTCATCCGGGATCTTTGCTAGTTTCTTGGTCACATTATTTTCCATTGTCATGGGTTTCCTATTGTAA
- the LOC109020180 gene encoding lysM domain receptor-like kinase 3 yields MKDGDSVQSLASRFGVSMDSIEQVNGIEDPDNVTVGALYHIPLNSVPGEPYPLENDIPPTLVPSPTVDSFSGNQQNHKDHMPYGWIVRGVGIGLALIVLSIVVCVSLRLLKCFTEAERSHTNDCDDEVSHKFHILRKPSFCCASGRYVCYKSRDVKQTNGESSNRQTTTPKG; encoded by the exons ATGAAAGATGGGGATAGTGTACAGTCTTTGGCGAGCCGGTTTGGGGTGAGCATGGATAGCATCGAGCAAGTGAATGGGATCGAAGATCCTGATAATGTCACTGTGGGTGCTCTCTATCACATTCCTTTGAATTCGG TTCCTGGTGAGCCTTATCCCCTAGAAAATGATATTCCTCCCACTCTTGTTCCCTCTCCAACTGTTGACAGTTTCTCAG GTAATCAACAGAATCACAAGGATCATATGCCCTATGGATGGATTGTTAGGGGTGTGGGGATTGGTCTGGCACTGATTGTATTAAGCATAGTTGTTTGTGTTTCCTTGAGGTTATTAAAATGCTTCACGGAAGCTGAAAGGAGTCACACAAACGATTGTGATGACGAAGTTTCTCACAAGTTTCATATTCTTCGAAAGCCCAGTTTTTGTTGTGCTTCAGGAAGGTACGTCTGCTACAAGTCTCGGGATGTGAAGCAAACTAATGGGGAATCTAGCAACCGCCAGACTACTACTCCTAAAG ggtaa
- the LOC108998339 gene encoding protein LURP-one-related 12-like, with the protein MKQGLVVDAGFVYKQETQLTVLKTSLFFANDGFTVYDPKGVLVFRVDSYGPDTRDRGEIVLMDANGRCLLTVRRKRPSLHNRWEGFKGERREGQKPIFSVRRSSIIGRSSVNVEVYENQGEEYQIDGNFRQRCCTICNAEKESVAEIRRKVDASTNVVLGKDVLSLCLKPGFDGAFAMGLVLVLDQIYGDDAVAESVQVEPITED; encoded by the exons ATGAAACAAGGTTTAGTTGTGGATGCTGGGTTTGTATATAAGCAAGAGACCCAGCTCACTGTTCTAAAGACCTCTCTCTTCTTTGCCAATGATGGGTTCACTGTGTATGATCCCAAAGGCGTGTTGGTCTTCAGAGTCGACTCGTACGGACCCGATACCCGTGACAGGGGTGAAATCGTTCTCATGGACGCTAACGGAAGGTGCCTCCTCACTGTCAGGCGAAAG AGGCCGAGTCTGCACAACCGGTGGGAGGGCTTCAAGGGGGAGAGAAGGGAGGGCCAGAAACCGATCTTTAGCGTGCGGAGGTCATCGATCATCGGGCGTTCGAGCGTGAACGTGGAGGTGTACGAAAACCAGGGGGAGGAGTACCAGATCGATGGGAACTTTCGACAGCGGTGCTGCACGATCTGCAATGCCGAGAAGGAATCGGTGGCTGAGATCAGACGCAAAGTGGATGCTTCCACTAATGTGGTGCTTGGCAAGGACGTTCTCTCTCTATGCCTCAAGCCTGGCTTCGATGGGGCTTTTGCCATGGGGTTGGTTCTTGTTCTTGATCAGATCTACGGCGATGATGCTGTTGCTGAGAGTGTTCAGGTGGAGCCGATCACAGAGGattag